In Acidobacteriota bacterium, a single window of DNA contains:
- a CDS encoding PadR family transcriptional regulator, which yields MVKKVRYQNRIELLQGTLDMLIMRTLQWGPQHGYGISRAIRTGSDDALTVETGSLYPALHRMEKQGWVAAEWKLSENRQRAKFYRLTAAGRKHLVNEQSRWDEFVKAVSGVMKPAREQP from the coding sequence ATGGTAAAAAAGGTCCGCTACCAGAACCGGATTGAGCTGCTGCAAGGGACGCTCGACATGCTGATTATGCGGACCCTGCAATGGGGGCCGCAGCACGGTTATGGCATCAGCCGGGCCATCCGCACAGGCTCGGACGATGCGCTGACCGTCGAAACCGGATCGCTCTATCCAGCCCTGCATCGCATGGAGAAACAGGGCTGGGTCGCGGCCGAATGGAAACTGAGTGAAAACAGGCAGCGGGCAAAGTTCTACCGGCTGACTGCCGCAGGCCGGAAACATCTTGTGAACGAGCAGTCGCGCTGGGATGAATTCGTAAAGGCCGTGAGCGGCGTGATGAAACCTGCCAGAGAACAACCGTGA
- a CDS encoding ABC transporter permease: protein MKWVPIFGRRKQLEWELDEELRAHLAIAVRERIEKGEAPAEAEANARREFGNMALVKDVTRDQWGWRWPETLVQDVRYGLRQLRRNPGFTIVAVVTLALGIGCATAIFAAFNATVLHPLPFPHEQNLVRIKATAVRMALSWMDMSLPDALALRRQSTIFDSLGYYGGRQPMNLTGASLYAHITSFSVSPEIFRVLGVRPAMGRWLRREESRPGDNAEMVISHSLWVQNFGSNPDVIGKTVRLNNKPYRVVGVMPLRFAFPDPFVQAWLPEVVTAEAANDHSLYGTPVIGRLKRGISPDQAQAELDTLARWLASENPTTDEGLKLKLVRMEDEVASPVSRMFWVLLGAVGLVLLIACANVGNLFLARNAARERELAVRISLGAGRTRMVSLVMAEALLLALTGGSLGLAVSVWEIDGLRALASGSVHRMADAHVDLCVLGFALAASAMTAILFGLAPALRSARLDLNASLRGDLNSRPVGRAGRPASVQNILVAGQFALVVLLLIGAGLMQRSLSSLMNVPLGFDPSHLAGMCFAIPEGKSSDVDLLAFQHEVLEQVRAIPGVKSAEFGSNIPLMGPVGTMFLTEQPDRGWMRSPLMEENSVGPGYFKVLGLSIIRGRTFLPSDSEGHPCVAILNRLGARSVWGDQNPLGRMIYRPNIIDRNLKNCQIVGEVSDARFIKLDEPPGPEIYFSRLQLPELTPVLLVRSKNNPLVEANVILNRVDNIPGAQRVMFAYSIDQLIERSALQPRFRTVLLSIFAGLTLVIAAIGIYGVMAYFVSQRTKEIGIRTALGAEKSDVLGMVVGQGLKLALIGVAVGIAGALALTRFLSSLLYGVTPTDPLTFIAVSLVLIAVALAACYIPARHAAKVDPMVALRYE, encoded by the coding sequence GTGAAGTGGGTGCCGATATTCGGGCGAAGAAAACAGCTCGAGTGGGAGCTGGACGAGGAACTGCGGGCACACTTGGCCATAGCAGTCCGCGAGCGGATCGAGAAGGGCGAAGCTCCCGCCGAAGCCGAAGCAAACGCGCGCCGCGAGTTCGGCAATATGGCGCTGGTGAAAGATGTCACACGCGACCAATGGGGCTGGCGCTGGCCCGAAACATTGGTTCAGGATGTGCGCTACGGCCTTCGCCAGCTTCGCCGAAATCCGGGATTCACAATTGTTGCTGTTGTTACCCTGGCCCTCGGTATTGGCTGCGCGACAGCCATCTTCGCTGCGTTTAACGCGACCGTCCTGCACCCTCTGCCTTTCCCGCACGAACAAAACTTGGTGAGGATCAAGGCGACTGCGGTCCGTATGGCGCTGTCCTGGATGGATATGTCGCTCCCGGATGCTCTAGCCCTGCGCCGTCAGAGCACCATCTTCGACAGTCTGGGCTATTACGGCGGGCGCCAGCCCATGAACTTGACAGGAGCCAGCCTTTACGCACACATTACGTCGTTTTCGGTCTCGCCGGAAATCTTCAGAGTCCTAGGCGTCCGGCCTGCCATGGGCAGGTGGTTGAGGCGTGAGGAATCGCGCCCCGGAGATAACGCGGAGATGGTGATTAGCCACTCGCTTTGGGTGCAGAACTTTGGCAGCAACCCCGACGTGATTGGGAAAACCGTACGGTTGAACAACAAGCCTTACCGCGTGGTGGGCGTGATGCCGTTGAGGTTCGCATTCCCCGATCCCTTCGTCCAGGCTTGGCTCCCGGAGGTAGTGACGGCGGAGGCCGCCAATGACCACAGTCTGTACGGCACGCCGGTGATTGGCCGCTTGAAGCGCGGCATTTCGCCCGACCAGGCGCAGGCCGAACTGGACACGCTGGCGCGCTGGCTGGCAAGCGAGAATCCCACGACTGACGAGGGCTTGAAGCTGAAACTCGTCCGAATGGAAGACGAGGTCGCATCTCCCGTAAGCCGAATGTTTTGGGTGTTGCTGGGCGCTGTTGGATTGGTGCTGCTGATCGCTTGCGCTAATGTGGGCAACCTGTTTCTCGCCCGCAACGCAGCGCGAGAACGAGAGTTGGCAGTTCGCATATCACTCGGGGCAGGCAGGACGCGAATGGTGAGTCTGGTGATGGCGGAAGCGCTCCTGCTCGCGCTCACGGGTGGATCGCTGGGCCTGGCCGTGTCCGTGTGGGAGATTGATGGACTTCGCGCTCTGGCATCGGGAAGTGTCCACCGGATGGCAGATGCGCACGTGGATCTCTGTGTGCTCGGGTTCGCGCTGGCCGCCTCAGCGATGACGGCGATCCTGTTCGGGCTTGCTCCCGCACTGCGCTCCGCTCGTCTTGACTTGAACGCTAGCCTCCGAGGCGATCTGAACTCGCGTCCGGTGGGCCGGGCGGGCCGGCCAGCCAGCGTTCAAAATATTCTAGTCGCCGGCCAGTTTGCCCTGGTGGTTCTGTTGCTGATCGGCGCGGGCCTCATGCAGCGGAGCCTTTCGAGCCTGATGAATGTGCCGCTTGGGTTTGACCCTAGTCACCTCGCGGGCATGTGTTTTGCGATACCGGAGGGGAAATCGAGTGACGTCGATCTCCTCGCCTTTCAGCACGAGGTGCTTGAACAGGTGCGGGCCATTCCTGGGGTCAAGTCGGCTGAGTTCGGTTCGAACATTCCACTCATGGGCCCCGTTGGGACGATGTTTCTGACGGAGCAGCCAGATCGGGGCTGGATGAGGAGCCCTCTAATGGAAGAAAACTCTGTGGGCCCGGGCTACTTTAAGGTCCTGGGCCTCTCTATTATCAGGGGGCGTACTTTCCTTCCTTCGGACTCAGAAGGTCACCCATGCGTGGCCATTCTAAACCGGTTGGGTGCTCGATCCGTGTGGGGAGATCAGAATCCACTCGGTAGGATGATCTACAGGCCGAACATCATCGATCGGAACCTCAAAAATTGCCAAATTGTTGGCGAAGTGTCAGATGCTCGCTTTATCAAGCTGGACGAGCCACCTGGCCCTGAGATTTATTTCTCCAGGCTGCAGCTCCCCGAATTGACCCCGGTGCTGTTGGTTCGGAGCAAGAATAATCCTCTGGTTGAAGCCAATGTCATCCTCAACCGGGTCGACAATATTCCTGGCGCGCAGCGGGTGATGTTCGCATACAGCATTGACCAGCTTATTGAGCGCTCAGCCCTTCAGCCTCGCTTCCGTACAGTGCTTCTCAGCATATTTGCGGGCCTTACCCTTGTAATCGCAGCAATTGGCATCTATGGCGTAATGGCATACTTTGTGAGCCAACGAACCAAAGAGATTGGCATTCGTACGGCGCTCGGGGCGGAGAAGAGCGATGTTCTCGGAATGGTTGTCGGGCAGGGGCTGAAGCTGGCGCTGATCGGCGTCGCTGTTGGCATTGCCGGTGCGCTTGCACTCACAAGATTCTTATCGAGCCTGCTCTACGGCGTGACGCCGACTGACCCGCTAACGTTCATCGCGGTCTCGCTGGTCTTGATCGCCGTGGCGCTCGCGGCCTGCTACATCCCTGCCCGCCACGCGGCCAAAGTCGATCCCATGGTGGCTCTGCGGTATGAGTAG